The following proteins are encoded in a genomic region of Amphiura filiformis chromosome 11, Afil_fr2py, whole genome shotgun sequence:
- the LOC140165032 gene encoding uncharacterized protein: MGLMAEEQRERQGHDKLFIFLSGFIVIEFGFTMAINALAGGGGVKLGWFLNSTGDISDYYFLEITPIGWTFAIWGIIYTWQVLWILYVLIAICRKNKFGPVYLNPPVVTSFFLAMFTLDLAANVAWLFLWDRQLMPVALVIIFLYACTMYIMLISNHRQVDHYLPALTKYHKWDLFFNRALIQNGVAFNATWVSIATLLNVGIVISYWGGVNQSIACTVSLSILTCEVLCYFILENFILERYLRYTYSVWPVVIWALIGSIAQNWDATKTNSIFTAVLLALSSALYIVKIGLSIWRSIKRPLVVGKY, translated from the exons ATGGGTTTGATGGCTGAGGAGCAACGTGAAAGGCAAGGCCATGACAAGTTGTTCATCTTCTTGTCTGGCTTTATTGTCATCGAATTCGGCTTCACTATGGCTATTAACGCATTGGCAGGAGGCGGCGGAGTTAAACTAG GTTGGTTCTTGAATAGCACCGGTGATATTTCCGATTATTACTTCCTGGAAATCACACCCATCGGTTGGACCTTTGCCATCTGGGGTATCATTTACACCTGGCAAGTTCTCTGGATCCTCTACGTCCTCATAGCCATCTGCAGGAAGAACAAATTCGGTCCCGTCTACCTCAATCCACCCGTGGTAACCTCATTCTTCCTGGCGATGTTCACATTGGATCTGGCTGCTAACGTGGCCTGGCTATTCTTGTGGGATCGTCAGTTGATGCCTGTGGCCTTAGTCATAATATTCCTGTATGCATGTACTATGTATATCATGCTGATAAGCAATCATCGACAGGTGGACCACTATCTGCCAGCTCTGACTAAATATCACAA GTGGGATCTATTTTTCAACCGAGCTTTAATCCAGAATGGTGTCGCTTTCAACGCTACTTGGGTCAGCATAGCAACGCTCCTCAACGTCGGAATAGTAATCTCCTATTGGGGCGGCGTTAACCAATCAATAGCCTGCACCGTGTCACTCTCGATCCTCACATGCGAAGTTCTGTGCTACTTTATACTAGAGAATTTCATCTTGGAGCGATATTTGAGATACACGTACAGCGTATGGCCCGTTGTAATTTGGGCGCTTATTGGAAGTATTGCGCAAAACTGGGACGCTACTAAAACCAACTCGATTTTTACAGCAGTTTTGCTTGCTTTGTCCAGCGCATTGTATATTGTCAAAATTGGACTCAGTATTTGGAGAAGCATTAAGCGACCGCTTGTAGTAGGAAAATAttag